A stretch of Oligoflexia bacterium DNA encodes these proteins:
- the gspD gene encoding type II secretion system secretin GspD, protein MKYKTFNISTLLVVTLFSAAAVAQSPLPPLTQVQDKGKALSRKRPQAQVEEQNNPTVEDSPSSPTPQVLPTAKPQAPKDTGVFTVTDKGKVNLDFVDAEIAEIAKSISELTERNFVFDEKVRGKITLVSPSPVSIDEAYQAFISALEVKNFTVVKVGKLYKIVPIRDMKTQPLRTSSNKPYGNYDEFITRLIPVQHSNAQELAKSLRGLVSKNGDLIAYAPTNMLILTDNVANIQRMLKIIDRLDQEGFQESIQFIPLEFAAAQDVAEKIERLFDIQSNSKGSPTVPNRPNPANNGNPANNDFSVIEGSHFISKIIPDERTNSLIVVANKEGIKRIKDVIVQLDHAMQDLAGKGRVHVHYLQYADATEMAAILSGVSTNNSSDNENNRSSRFRNNIISGQPYRNPNLNRNNPNEPNDGAPVLSDEVQVTADPYTNALIITASPTDYESLIPVINKLDIRRPQAFVEAMILEVNLDKASEFGLTGHGGGDLGGGAKIFGATTFGNNSSAFPSTDPTSLQGFTALLQGPTFDLPLAGGDILTLPAYGGLFKMLQSNGTINVLSTPNILTQDNTEAEIVVGRVVPFITAQGRDVNNQPINQVQREDVATTLRITPQINSSDELTLEIFQESQDLVAGANVETFGPTTSKRSTKTTVLVKDGQTVTIGGLISDKISDSESKVPVLGDIPIIGWLFKNKTKSRIKTSMVLFITPHIVRYPEDLERITVDKNEERKRFLKRNRIDDHPDLKYKKLEETIRIKNKEKENTPPAPITGPSNDFFDSQQTTAMSLQEGAS, encoded by the coding sequence ATGAAATACAAAACATTCAATATATCAACTTTACTAGTAGTGACACTGTTTAGTGCTGCTGCTGTTGCTCAATCACCTTTACCCCCTTTAACGCAAGTACAGGATAAGGGAAAAGCTTTATCCAGAAAAAGACCTCAAGCTCAAGTAGAAGAGCAAAACAATCCTACAGTGGAAGACAGTCCTAGCTCTCCAACACCACAAGTCCTACCAACAGCAAAACCACAAGCACCAAAAGATACGGGTGTTTTTACAGTAACCGACAAAGGCAAAGTAAACTTGGATTTTGTTGACGCTGAAATTGCTGAAATTGCCAAATCTATCAGTGAATTAACTGAGCGCAATTTTGTTTTTGATGAAAAAGTACGAGGAAAGATAACCCTAGTTTCTCCTAGTCCTGTATCGATTGATGAGGCCTATCAAGCTTTTATCTCAGCCTTGGAAGTAAAAAACTTCACTGTTGTTAAAGTTGGAAAACTTTATAAGATTGTTCCAATCAGAGACATGAAAACTCAACCCTTGCGCACAAGTTCAAACAAACCTTATGGCAATTATGATGAGTTCATTACTCGTCTTATACCTGTACAACATAGCAATGCTCAAGAGCTTGCTAAATCTTTGCGCGGTTTAGTTTCAAAAAATGGGGACTTGATTGCCTACGCCCCAACCAATATGCTTATCTTAACTGATAACGTTGCTAACATACAACGTATGCTTAAAATCATTGATCGTTTGGACCAAGAAGGATTTCAAGAGAGCATTCAGTTTATACCTTTAGAATTTGCAGCCGCTCAAGATGTTGCTGAAAAAATAGAAAGACTTTTTGACATCCAAAGCAACAGCAAAGGAAGTCCAACAGTACCAAACAGGCCTAATCCTGCCAACAACGGCAACCCTGCCAACAATGACTTTTCAGTCATAGAAGGAAGTCATTTCATTTCTAAAATTATTCCAGATGAACGCACTAATTCTTTGATTGTTGTAGCCAACAAAGAAGGTATTAAAAGAATAAAAGATGTCATTGTTCAATTGGATCATGCCATGCAAGATCTTGCTGGTAAAGGTCGTGTGCATGTTCATTATTTACAATATGCCGACGCCACTGAAATGGCTGCCATTTTATCTGGGGTGTCCACTAACAACTCTTCTGATAACGAAAATAACAGAAGCTCTCGTTTTCGTAATAACATTATTTCTGGTCAGCCTTATCGCAACCCAAATCTTAATAGAAACAACCCCAATGAGCCTAACGACGGTGCTCCTGTTCTTAGTGATGAAGTTCAAGTAACTGCTGACCCCTACACCAATGCATTGATTATCACTGCTTCACCCACTGATTATGAAAGCTTAATCCCAGTGATTAACAAACTTGATATTAGAAGACCACAAGCATTTGTTGAGGCCATGATTTTGGAAGTTAATTTGGATAAAGCTTCTGAGTTTGGTTTAACTGGCCATGGTGGCGGTGACCTTGGTGGTGGTGCTAAAATTTTTGGTGCCACAACGTTTGGTAACAACAGCTCTGCCTTTCCATCAACTGACCCAACTTCCTTGCAAGGATTTACTGCTCTACTCCAAGGACCTACCTTTGACTTACCTTTAGCCGGAGGTGACATTTTAACCTTACCTGCCTATGGTGGTTTGTTTAAAATGTTACAAAGTAATGGAACCATCAATGTTTTATCTACTCCAAACATTTTAACTCAAGACAACACTGAAGCTGAAATTGTTGTGGGTAGGGTTGTTCCTTTCATCACTGCTCAGGGAAGAGATGTCAACAACCAACCCATCAACCAAGTGCAACGTGAAGATGTGGCTACCACTTTAAGAATTACACCACAAATCAACTCTTCTGATGAACTAACCCTAGAAATTTTTCAGGAGAGCCAAGATTTAGTAGCTGGCGCTAATGTAGAAACCTTTGGCCCAACAACATCTAAACGTTCTACCAAAACCACAGTTTTGGTTAAGGATGGCCAAACCGTGACCATTGGTGGCTTAATCAGTGATAAAATCAGTGACTCTGAGAGCAAGGTTCCTGTCTTGGGTGATATTCCTATTATTGGCTGGTTGTTTAAAAATAAAACCAAGTCTCGGATAAAAACCAGCATGGTCTTATTCATCACACCACACATTGTACGTTACCCAGAAGACCTTGAACGAATTACAGTAGATAAAAATGAAGAGCGCAAGCGTTTCTTAAAACGTAATCGTATTGACGACCATCCTGACTTAAAATACAAAAAACTGGAAGAGACCATTCGCATTAAAAATAAAGAAAAAGAAAATACACCTCCAGCCCCCATCACTGGACCCAGCAATGATTTTTTTGACTCACAACAAACCACTGCAATGTCTTTACAAGAAGGTGCATCATGA
- the gspC gene encoding type II secretion system protein GspC: MVYPTSNSMTTALRIYTIQVERKMKAGAYIIEHYRTLTNYLGTAIVAWLLSALLAQIVAMFIPSGVSLTTVSNQKEVVAPSIFAERDSVDRFMEICERNIFDSEKRTACTDDITINNEPQFNPNAAPVKSDINAQLLGTMVLSQSSSYASITVNGSSASKTYKVGETFAGEATIYEIQRNKVFFNRKGKREYIEVAKLPQFSRSPSKPTSPASPASEGIQIDGDKITLSRAKVESTLNDLNKILQDARMVPSYNNGKVTGFKIFAIRRGSIFDQLGLKNGDEIQRINGTQVDSLEKALPMLQMVKTESNVNIDMVRRGSKKTLDITIQ, encoded by the coding sequence ATGGTTTATCCCACATCAAATAGCATGACCACTGCTTTAAGAATTTATACAATACAAGTAGAGAGAAAAATGAAAGCCGGCGCCTATATTATAGAACATTATCGAACCCTAACCAACTACCTTGGTACGGCCATTGTAGCTTGGCTTCTTTCTGCTTTGTTAGCACAAATCGTTGCCATGTTTATTCCCAGTGGGGTCAGTCTGACAACGGTTAGCAATCAAAAAGAAGTTGTAGCTCCTTCTATTTTTGCTGAACGTGATAGCGTGGATCGTTTTATGGAAATTTGTGAACGCAATATTTTTGACTCTGAAAAACGCACCGCTTGCACAGATGACATTACCATTAACAATGAACCACAGTTTAACCCCAATGCTGCCCCGGTTAAAAGTGATATCAATGCTCAACTTTTAGGAACCATGGTCCTTTCTCAATCCAGTTCGTATGCAAGTATCACCGTCAATGGTAGCAGTGCATCTAAAACTTATAAAGTAGGTGAAACTTTTGCTGGCGAAGCTACAATTTATGAAATCCAACGCAATAAAGTTTTTTTCAATCGTAAAGGCAAAAGAGAATACATTGAAGTTGCTAAGTTACCCCAGTTTTCTCGCAGTCCAAGTAAACCAACAAGCCCTGCAAGTCCTGCAAGTGAAGGAATTCAAATAGATGGTGATAAAATCACCCTTTCACGTGCAAAAGTAGAGTCTACCCTTAATGATTTAAATAAAATTTTACAAGATGCCCGCATGGTACCCAGCTATAACAACGGTAAGGTTACGGGCTTTAAGATTTTTGCCATACGCAGGGGCAGCATTTTTGATCAATTGGGTTTAAAAAATGGTGATGAAATTCAACGCATCAATGGCACACAAGTTGACAGCTTGGAAAAAGCTTTGCCCATGTTACAAATGGTTAAAACTGAAAGTAACGTCAATATAGATATGGTGCGTCGGGGCAGTAAAAAAACATTGGATATAACAATTCAATAA
- a CDS encoding response regulator, translated as MKKNILLVEDDTANNELLNQILSKDYVVFSATQGLEALDIMNQHKIDLVLSDIKMPKMDGMDLLRALKTINPNIEIILMTAHGSIELAVDAIKKGASDFISKPFRKASLLRSIEKCFERQALLEENQSLKKTLESYKHKQESLEKDYINIPIGTPLNDIERTVIEHTLKKTDGDKKLTAKLLGVGERTIYRKLDEYNSNQ; from the coding sequence ATGAAAAAAAATATCCTGTTGGTTGAAGATGATACCGCTAACAATGAGCTTTTAAATCAAATTTTATCCAAAGACTATGTTGTGTTTAGCGCCACTCAAGGTTTGGAAGCTTTAGATATCATGAACCAGCATAAAATTGATCTGGTCCTTAGTGATATTAAAATGCCAAAAATGGATGGTATGGATTTATTGCGTGCTTTAAAAACCATCAATCCCAATATTGAAATTATTTTAATGACCGCGCATGGCAGTATTGAGCTGGCCGTAGATGCCATTAAAAAAGGTGCCAGTGACTTTATCAGTAAGCCATTTAGAAAAGCCTCGCTTTTACGAAGTATAGAAAAGTGTTTTGAACGGCAAGCCCTATTAGAAGAAAACCAAAGCTTAAAAAAGACTTTGGAAAGCTACAAACACAAACAAGAAAGCTTGGAAAAAGATTATATCAATATTCCTATTGGTACACCACTCAATGACATTGAAAGAACGGTTATAGAGCACACCCTCAAAAAAACCGATGGCGATAAAAAACTCACTGCTAAACTCTTGGGTGTAGGTGAACGTACGATCTATAGAAAGCTTGATGAATACAATTCCAATCAGTAG
- a CDS encoding DMT family transporter, with translation MKQITRAHLALILITIIWGLTFPLIRQALLNLDSTWFVFLRFALASLLFVVLLLVQRKFYWHKQLLLWGIAVGVINSLSYSLQTLGLETVASGRAAFITGLNVVMVPLLAVAFKVAKSNWLDYFCAGLACLGIFILCNPKQSPFTFGDAMVFISAIFYSLFVLSLQTVAKKFPKQLNLLACYQVFGVLLASVVFLPLAKEVPSSLSSQAWVAIVFCATFATVGVFWLQTNYQHYTTPQRTSLIFSLEPVFAALFGYLLIAEKLGFNEVLGGAVILMACLIPEFLKVKRVQN, from the coding sequence GTGAAACAAATAACACGAGCCCATTTAGCCCTTATTTTAATCACCATTATTTGGGGTTTAACCTTTCCATTAATTAGACAAGCTTTGCTTAATTTAGATTCCACCTGGTTTGTATTTTTACGTTTTGCTTTGGCAAGTCTTTTGTTTGTTGTTTTATTATTGGTACAGAGAAAATTTTATTGGCATAAACAGTTATTGTTATGGGGTATAGCCGTAGGGGTAATCAACAGTTTAAGTTATAGTTTGCAAACTTTAGGTTTAGAAACAGTGGCATCTGGAAGAGCGGCATTTATTACTGGGCTTAATGTAGTGATGGTTCCATTGTTGGCTGTTGCTTTTAAAGTAGCCAAGTCCAATTGGTTGGATTATTTTTGTGCAGGTTTGGCGTGTTTAGGGATTTTTATTTTATGCAACCCTAAGCAAAGCCCGTTTACTTTTGGGGATGCCATGGTTTTTATCAGTGCAATTTTCTATTCTTTATTTGTTTTAAGTTTACAAACAGTTGCTAAAAAATTTCCCAAACAATTAAACCTATTGGCCTGTTATCAAGTCTTTGGTGTGTTGTTGGCCAGCGTAGTATTTTTGCCTTTGGCTAAGGAAGTTCCCAGCAGTTTAAGCAGTCAAGCCTGGGTGGCCATTGTGTTTTGTGCCACTTTTGCAACGGTAGGTGTGTTTTGGCTACAAACCAATTACCAACATTATACAACACCGCAAAGAACATCGTTGATTTTTTCATTAGAGCCGGTCTTTGCCGCCTTGTTTGGCTATCTTTTAATTGCTGAAAAACTAGGCTTTAACGAAGTTCTAGGCGGCGCAGTAATATTAATGGCCTGTTTAATTCCAGAGTTTTTAAAAGTAAAACGAGTTCAAAATTAA
- the glpK gene encoding glycerol kinase GlpK, translating into MKQFILCLDQGTTGNTALLLDEKLNIAAQHNIEFTQHYPQNTWVEHDSREIWQSMLTAIETVLENANITGQQIAAIGITNQRETTVLWDKKTGEPIAPAIVWQCKRSHAICQQLKQHEALIHEKTGLFMDPYFSASKIRWLLDHHPKAKNLAQSGQLAFGTMDSFLLHMLSQGKKHCTDVSNASRTLLMNIHDLTWDKELLDLFNLPHSILPEICDSSAVVGHTQGLRILPDGIPIAGIAGDQQAALFGQACFEEGQAKCTYGTGAFLLQNLGNKRPISDQGLLTTVAWRINGKTHYALEGSVFIAGAAVSWLRDQLGIIKNSSEIETLAKAVNNSDGVMFIPCLSGLGAPYWQPQAKGMITGLTRSSNKAHIAYACLEGIAQQVCDLIKAFETTTGQSFEHLKVDGGACKNDLLMQIQTDLLGFNLHRPQYLETTAIGAGMLAGLAVNFYPDQNYLQKNLSMDSHFNAQMTAKDRLQKRMFWEKLLHAHTAHEN; encoded by the coding sequence ATGAAACAATTTATTTTGTGTCTTGACCAAGGAACCACAGGAAATACTGCTCTTTTATTGGATGAAAAACTCAATATTGCTGCCCAACACAACATAGAATTCACGCAACATTATCCACAAAACACTTGGGTAGAACATGACAGCCGTGAAATATGGCAAAGCATGCTCACTGCCATTGAAACGGTTTTAGAGAACGCAAATATCACCGGTCAACAGATTGCTGCCATAGGCATTACTAACCAACGAGAAACCACTGTTCTATGGGATAAAAAAACAGGTGAACCTATTGCTCCAGCAATTGTTTGGCAATGCAAGCGCAGCCATGCCATTTGTCAACAACTCAAACAGCATGAAGCTCTAATTCATGAGAAAACCGGTTTATTCATGGACCCGTATTTTTCTGCCAGTAAAATTCGTTGGTTATTGGATCATCACCCCAAAGCCAAGAATTTGGCTCAAAGTGGTCAATTGGCTTTTGGAACCATGGACAGTTTTTTACTCCACATGCTTAGCCAAGGAAAAAAACATTGTACGGATGTAAGTAATGCTTCACGAACTTTGCTAATGAATATTCACGATTTAACATGGGATAAAGAGCTCTTAGACTTATTCAATCTTCCACATTCAATCCTTCCCGAGATTTGTGATTCAAGTGCTGTTGTGGGTCATACTCAAGGCTTGCGTATTTTACCCGATGGTATCCCCATTGCTGGAATTGCTGGCGATCAGCAAGCGGCCTTATTTGGTCAAGCTTGTTTTGAAGAGGGACAAGCCAAATGCACCTATGGCACTGGCGCTTTTTTATTACAAAACCTTGGCAACAAGCGTCCTATCTCTGACCAAGGCTTGTTGACAACAGTTGCTTGGCGAATCAATGGAAAAACGCATTATGCCTTGGAAGGGTCTGTTTTCATTGCCGGTGCAGCTGTTAGTTGGTTGCGTGATCAACTGGGCATTATTAAAAATAGCTCAGAGATTGAAACTTTAGCCAAAGCTGTCAACAATAGTGATGGTGTCATGTTTATTCCTTGTTTAAGTGGTTTGGGTGCCCCTTATTGGCAACCACAAGCCAAAGGCATGATCACAGGCCTAACTCGATCCAGCAACAAAGCCCATATTGCATACGCTTGCTTAGAGGGTATTGCTCAGCAAGTTTGTGACTTAATTAAAGCGTTTGAAACAACCACCGGACAAAGTTTTGAACACCTCAAGGTAGATGGTGGTGCCTGTAAAAATGACTTATTGATGCAAATTCAAACTGATTTGCTAGGCTTTAACCTGCATCGGCCCCAGTACCTAGAAACCACAGCCATAGGAGCCGGTATGTTGGCTGGACTGGCCGTCAATTTTTATCCTGATCAAAATTATCTACAAAAAAATTTAAGCATGGATAGTCATTTTAACGCTCAAATGACTGCTAAAGACCGTTTGCAAAAAAGAATGTTTTGGGAAAAGCTATTGCACGCACATACGGCTCATGAAAATTAA
- a CDS encoding isocitrate dehydrogenase (NAD(+)) produces the protein MKTHPICLLPGDGIGPEVTKAAQEVLAAAGAPIEWIHCDAGAEYCEKTGELLPQATLDAIEKHKIAFKGPLTTPIGKGFRSVNVSLRKIFKLYASVRPVRNLEGIKTRFENVDLVVMRENTEGLYAGLEHQITEGVTESIKICTREASERIARYAFEYAKEKGRKKVTAFHKANIMKLTDGLFIQCAQEVSQDYPEIEYNELIIDNACMQMVKDPTQFDVLLMENLYGDVVSDLCSGLVGGLGVVPGANIGDEYAIFESVHGSAPDIAGLGVANPLACIMSSVMMLRHLGEDACADRIRDAYNKVLASSDLSIKTKDIGGTGNTQSFVNALKDQL, from the coding sequence ATGAAAACACACCCTATTTGTTTATTACCAGGTGATGGTATTGGTCCTGAAGTTACTAAAGCAGCGCAAGAAGTATTAGCCGCAGCGGGAGCTCCCATTGAATGGATTCATTGTGATGCTGGAGCAGAATATTGTGAAAAAACAGGTGAGTTGTTACCGCAAGCAACCTTAGATGCTATTGAAAAACACAAAATAGCTTTTAAAGGTCCCCTAACAACCCCTATTGGTAAAGGCTTTAGAAGTGTTAATGTAAGTTTACGTAAAATATTTAAGCTGTATGCTTCTGTGCGCCCGGTAAGAAATTTAGAGGGCATTAAAACTCGCTTTGAAAATGTAGATCTTGTGGTAATGCGTGAAAATACTGAAGGCTTGTATGCCGGTTTAGAGCACCAAATAACAGAAGGTGTGACTGAAAGCATAAAAATTTGTACCCGTGAAGCCAGTGAGCGCATTGCACGTTATGCCTTTGAATACGCTAAAGAAAAAGGTAGAAAAAAAGTAACAGCCTTTCATAAAGCCAATATCATGAAACTAACTGACGGCTTGTTTATACAATGCGCGCAAGAAGTAAGTCAAGACTACCCAGAGATTGAGTACAATGAGCTGATTATAGATAATGCTTGTATGCAAATGGTGAAAGATCCTACTCAGTTTGATGTCTTATTGATGGAAAATTTGTATGGAGATGTGGTGAGTGACTTATGTTCTGGCCTGGTGGGTGGTTTGGGCGTAGTTCCTGGCGCTAATATTGGTGATGAGTATGCAATTTTTGAATCAGTACATGGCAGCGCTCCAGATATTGCCGGTCTTGGTGTGGCCAATCCTTTAGCGTGTATCATGAGTTCAGTGATGATGCTGCGCCATTTAGGTGAAGATGCTTGCGCAGATAGAATTCGTGATGCTTACAATAAAGTTTTAGCCAGTTCTGATCTAAGTATCAAAACCAAAGACATTGGTGGTACAGGCAACACACAAAGTTTTGTCAATGCATTAAAAGATCAATTGTAA
- a CDS encoding EamA family transporter, producing MRKSLQAIEAKSMQQGIAFVFISALFWSFGGLWIKLIAWPAFTIAGMRALIACLALFFVFRPKRFEFSLMKLLTMLVFAANVISFVVATKLTTAANAVLLQFTAPLYITLFSPFFLKEKIRITDIIILIIGAYGLSLFFKDSGLDLTQGIGMYVGLFAGFTSAWLTMCLRKLKQFSGIELVLWGNVLTAVLCSPSFVHLDLQVSNWLYVALLGLVQVALAYVFYTQALKVLTALQGMLFQLFEPLLNPVWVLIFFGEVPSYYTLIGGSIILATVVLKYIFDRQFKGKLQNTTKFVNNVKENTDIN from the coding sequence GTGCGAAAAAGTTTGCAGGCGATAGAAGCCAAAAGTATGCAGCAAGGCATTGCCTTTGTTTTTATCAGTGCTTTGTTTTGGAGTTTTGGAGGCTTATGGATTAAGCTAATAGCTTGGCCAGCTTTTACCATTGCGGGCATGCGTGCGTTAATTGCATGTTTAGCCTTGTTTTTTGTTTTTAGACCCAAGCGATTTGAATTTTCTTTGATGAAACTTCTAACCATGTTGGTGTTTGCAGCCAATGTGATCAGTTTTGTTGTGGCCACCAAATTAACTACGGCAGCCAATGCTGTGCTGCTACAATTTACAGCTCCTTTATACATTACTTTATTTAGCCCCTTTTTTCTAAAAGAAAAAATACGGATAACAGATATCATTATTCTTATTATTGGTGCTTATGGTCTGAGTTTGTTTTTTAAAGACAGTGGTCTTGATTTAACTCAGGGTATAGGGATGTATGTTGGTCTTTTTGCTGGCTTTACCTCAGCGTGGTTAACCATGTGTTTACGTAAACTTAAACAGTTCTCTGGTATTGAGTTGGTTTTGTGGGGAAATGTGCTTACTGCAGTGTTATGTTCACCAAGTTTTGTTCATTTAGATTTACAAGTGAGCAATTGGTTGTATGTAGCCTTACTTGGACTTGTACAAGTGGCTTTGGCCTATGTCTTTTACACACAAGCATTAAAAGTGTTGACGGCATTGCAAGGCATGTTGTTTCAATTGTTTGAACCCTTACTTAACCCAGTCTGGGTATTGATTTTTTTTGGTGAAGTGCCCAGCTACTATACCTTAATTGGGGGGAGCATTATTTTAGCAACCGTTGTTTTAAAATATATTTTTGATCGACAATTTAAGGGCAAGCTGCAAAATACGACAAAATTTGTAAACAATGTTAAAGAGAATACTGACATCAATTGA
- a CDS encoding APC family permease: protein MANKARKINIKSEPRAKSSKAHKKLSKKGLKKKVHQKLGEWQATGICGNDITSSCLYVAAIATIYAGALSPLVLLMVGGLLFLYKSIYAEVGDALPLNGGAYNCLLNTTTKFKASIAACMTILSYLATAVISAKTAAEYMASLLPSMPVVIATIGILSIFAVLTIIGITESAKVALGIFIFNIVTLVSLIFLGVYSLLTQPEVFLSNWHLPKDDGILKALFFGFSAGLLGVSGFESSANFIEEQDEGVFPKTLRNMWVAVTVLNPLIALTALAILPIDNIMHAQKSLLAEVALVGGGNILSTIVVINAITVLSGAVLTSFVGSSGLIGRMTLDRCLPQFLLATNKRGTHHWIILSFLFLSSSILIMTGGDLLVLAGVYTISFLGVMCLFAIGNALLKVRRDQLPRRYHASWMVIFLALTATIAGIVGNIMLKPENLRYFLYYFLPTMALVGLMLARHQILQFVLLLINEISKAFQNFNDKLKLAVEHNLEDLNNHDIIFFTKGESKATLNEAMLYVQKNEITKHITVIHVYEDENTVPKNLENDLRILDEIYPEVQIDFVLIKGKFGPDMIDELSKKYHIPKNYMFIGAPSKRFPHRLADLGGVRLII, encoded by the coding sequence ATGGCAAATAAAGCACGCAAAATTAATATTAAATCTGAACCGAGAGCAAAAAGTAGTAAGGCGCACAAAAAACTATCTAAAAAAGGGTTAAAGAAAAAAGTTCATCAAAAGTTGGGTGAATGGCAAGCCACAGGAATTTGTGGCAACGATATTACATCCAGCTGTTTGTATGTTGCGGCCATTGCAACCATTTATGCAGGAGCTTTGTCACCGCTAGTTTTATTGATGGTTGGAGGTTTGTTGTTTTTATACAAATCAATTTATGCTGAGGTAGGGGATGCCTTACCACTCAATGGTGGAGCCTACAACTGTTTGCTCAACACCACAACAAAGTTTAAAGCCTCTATTGCAGCATGTATGACCATCTTGTCTTATTTGGCCACAGCAGTCATCAGCGCCAAAACAGCGGCTGAATATATGGCTTCTTTGCTGCCAAGCATGCCTGTGGTTATAGCCACTATTGGTATTCTTAGTATTTTTGCTGTACTGACCATTATTGGGATTACTGAGTCAGCCAAAGTTGCGTTAGGAATTTTTATTTTTAATATTGTGACTTTGGTTTCTTTAATTTTTTTAGGCGTCTATTCTTTATTAACCCAACCAGAAGTTTTTTTAAGTAATTGGCATTTGCCCAAAGATGATGGAATATTAAAAGCATTGTTTTTTGGTTTTTCAGCCGGTTTATTAGGAGTGAGTGGTTTTGAAAGTTCGGCTAATTTTATTGAAGAACAAGATGAAGGGGTGTTTCCTAAAACCTTACGCAATATGTGGGTGGCGGTTACGGTCTTAAACCCACTCATTGCTTTAACAGCATTAGCAATTTTACCCATTGATAATATTATGCATGCTCAAAAAAGTTTATTGGCAGAAGTTGCCTTGGTAGGAGGTGGTAATATTTTAAGTACCATTGTGGTCATCAATGCCATTACCGTACTTTCAGGTGCGGTGCTGACCAGCTTTGTTGGTTCTTCAGGTTTGATTGGACGTATGACTTTGGATAGATGTTTACCGCAATTTTTATTGGCTACCAATAAACGTGGAACCCACCACTGGATTATTTTATCGTTTTTATTTTTAAGCAGCTCTATTTTAATTATGACTGGCGGTGATTTATTGGTTTTAGCGGGTGTGTACACTATTTCTTTCTTGGGTGTGATGTGTTTGTTTGCAATAGGCAATGCCCTACTTAAAGTCAGACGTGATCAATTGCCAAGACGTTACCACGCCAGCTGGATGGTTATCTTTTTAGCTTTAACGGCTACAATTGCCGGAATCGTTGGTAACATTATGTTGAAGCCAGAAAATTTAAGATACTTTTTGTATTATTTTTTACCGACCATGGCTTTGGTTGGACTAATGTTGGCCAGGCACCAAATTTTGCAGTTTGTTTTACTGTTGATCAATGAAATTTCAAAAGCATTTCAAAATTTTAATGATAAACTTAAACTGGCTGTAGAGCATAATTTAGAAGATTTAAATAATCATGACATCATTTTTTTCACCAAAGGTGAGAGTAAAGCTACACTCAATGAAGCCATGCTTTATGTACAAAAAAATGAAATCACCAAACATATAACTGTTATTCATGTATATGAAGATGAAAACACTGTTCCAAAAAATTTAGAAAATGATTTACGGATTTTGGATGAAATTTATCCGGAAGTGCAAATTGATTTTGTTTTAATTAAAGGTAAGTTTGGCCCAGACATGATTGATGAGCTGTCTAAAAAATATCACATTCCAAAAAACTACATGTTTATAGGAGCACCATCAAAACGTTTTCCACACCGCTTGGCGGACTTAGGTGGCGTCAGATTGATTATATAG